Proteins encoded in a region of the Tumebacillus sp. BK434 genome:
- a CDS encoding MDR family MFS transporter — protein sequence METEKQYNTRAILASLLICGFVGFFSETALNVAITNLMDVFQIEAATAQWLTTGFLLTLGILMPVSGLLLQRFSTRQLFTGSLVSMIVGTLVAALAVNFEMLMVARVLQAIGMGLLLPLMFNTILVIYPLEKRGEAMGFVGLVIMFAPATGPTVAGILIEYLSWQYIFWLSLPFLIIGLLVGLKYLENVTEVTKPRIDLLSVILSTIGFGGVVFGFSKAGEGAGGWGSTLVLASIIVGLVALVLFTLRQIWMRDPMLNLGVFKYPMYILGLLMVLSCMLIMMSSMIILPLFLQKGIMLSAFTTGLIMLPGSVLNGILSPRMGRLFDRYGPKWLVIPGLVIVAAMMWCFTGISTASSVAMIVALHIGIMIGISMVWMPAQTNGLNQLPPELYPHGTAVMNTLQQVAGAIGTAVAVSLLMGGSEQYLRGSAAPTSPAELANAMTNGSHSVFWFAMLVTILSLVIAFFIRRVVVERAELNTMH from the coding sequence ATGGAAACAGAGAAGCAATACAATACGCGTGCCATCTTGGCGTCGCTCTTGATCTGCGGGTTTGTCGGCTTTTTCAGCGAGACGGCGCTCAATGTGGCGATCACGAACTTGATGGACGTGTTTCAGATTGAGGCGGCGACCGCGCAGTGGCTGACGACCGGGTTTCTGTTGACACTCGGCATTCTGATGCCGGTCAGCGGGCTGCTGTTGCAGCGCTTTTCGACGCGCCAGCTGTTCACCGGGTCGCTGGTCAGCATGATCGTGGGCACCTTGGTCGCGGCGCTGGCCGTCAATTTTGAAATGCTGATGGTCGCGCGCGTGCTGCAGGCGATCGGGATGGGCTTGCTGCTGCCGCTGATGTTCAATACGATCCTCGTGATCTATCCGCTGGAAAAGCGCGGCGAGGCGATGGGCTTCGTCGGGCTGGTCATCATGTTTGCGCCGGCGACCGGCCCGACGGTGGCGGGGATCTTGATCGAATACTTGTCCTGGCAATACATCTTCTGGCTGTCGCTTCCGTTCCTGATCATCGGGCTGCTGGTCGGGCTGAAGTATTTGGAAAACGTCACCGAAGTCACCAAGCCGAGGATCGACCTGCTGTCGGTCATCTTGTCGACGATCGGATTCGGCGGCGTCGTGTTCGGCTTCAGCAAAGCGGGCGAAGGCGCAGGCGGCTGGGGCAGCACCTTGGTGCTCGCTTCGATCATCGTCGGGCTGGTCGCGCTGGTGCTGTTCACTCTGCGCCAGATCTGGATGCGCGATCCGATGCTGAATCTGGGCGTGTTCAAGTATCCGATGTATATCTTGGGGCTGCTGATGGTGCTGTCCTGCATGCTGATCATGATGTCCAGCATGATCATTCTGCCGCTGTTCTTGCAAAAGGGCATCATGCTGTCCGCCTTCACCACCGGGCTGATCATGCTGCCGGGCAGCGTGCTGAACGGGATCTTGTCGCCGCGCATGGGGCGGCTGTTCGACCGCTACGGCCCGAAATGGCTGGTGATACCGGGTCTGGTGATCGTGGCGGCCATGATGTGGTGCTTCACCGGGATCTCCACGGCGTCCTCCGTGGCGATGATCGTGGCGCTGCACATCGGCATCATGATCGGCATCTCGATGGTCTGGATGCCGGCGCAGACCAACGGGCTCAATCAACTGCCGCCGGAGCTGTACCCGCACGGCACGGCGGTGATGAACACGCTGCAGCAAGTCGCCGGTGCGATCGGCACGGCGGTGGCGGTCTCCCTGCTGATGGGCGGATCGGAGCAGTATTTGCGTGGCTCTGCCGCGCCGACCAGTCCGGCGGAGCTGGCCAATGCGATGACGAACGGATCGCACAGCGTTTTCTGGTTTGCGATGCTGGTGACGATTCTCAGCCTGGTCATCGCGTTCTTCATTCGCCGCGTCGTGGTGGAGCGGGCAGAACTGAATACCATGCACTAA
- a CDS encoding FDLD family class I lanthipeptide: MAKDFFDLDVQVNAASTQEANSLQLLTQTCTLKLTVCGECN; encoded by the coding sequence ATGGCGAAAGATTTCTTCGATCTCGACGTCCAAGTCAACGCAGCATCCACGCAGGAAGCGAACTCCCTGCAGCTCTTGACCCAAACCTGCACGCTGAAGCTGACCGTATGCGGAGAGTGCAACTAA
- a CDS encoding PEP-utilizing enzyme: MKFVQEDLFLTEEDKQQGFWVQDDTHLADPFTPLFASYFIPAMNEGTRRAFAGMKFPVQQFRAKIENGYYYQWAIPFAGDPQAQAAEHLQWGMERIPKMLALFQGYVESELLPFYARLDAFRVQPFTRAEAAEMLQELYAFYQRAWELHFEIVMPRMVLLTALTQTYAELSGTANTAVVYDWLVGVMNKSLETDQGLWQLSRRARQSPALQELLLNTEPQQLLEALGRTEEGCAFLADVQDFLAEYGFRATNSHEFVEAIWVENPTPALTAIRRFLESGYDFQAELQKTVERRQQAFDSAMHELPEGEQKQHFLSLYRHALESWGLDEDHHFYIDAMLPAKSRLFLLAIGDRLVEAGVVAAAQDVFFFYLDELLDVLHEPSAQQELIARRRAEWKASQSRKPVPAYGVPPEHGLNPALEEVMGPSAPQVEAAQIKGAAASQGVYTGQVRVVHSPGDFSSVQPGDVLVCKTTTPAWTALFSVVGAIITDAGGILSHAGTVAREYQLPAVLGTKVATSLFRDGQTVTVDGTQGVVRFHE; the protein is encoded by the coding sequence ATGAAGTTCGTACAGGAAGATCTGTTTTTGACGGAGGAAGACAAACAGCAAGGCTTTTGGGTGCAGGATGATACGCATCTTGCCGATCCGTTCACGCCGCTGTTCGCATCCTATTTCATTCCGGCGATGAACGAAGGGACACGGCGGGCGTTTGCCGGGATGAAGTTCCCGGTGCAGCAGTTCCGGGCGAAGATCGAAAACGGCTACTATTACCAATGGGCGATCCCGTTTGCCGGTGATCCGCAGGCGCAGGCGGCCGAACATCTGCAGTGGGGCATGGAGCGGATCCCGAAGATGCTGGCGCTGTTTCAAGGCTATGTGGAGAGTGAGCTTCTGCCGTTCTACGCCAGGCTCGATGCGTTTCGCGTACAGCCGTTTACCCGTGCGGAAGCGGCCGAGATGCTGCAAGAGCTCTACGCGTTTTACCAGCGGGCCTGGGAGCTGCACTTCGAGATCGTCATGCCGCGCATGGTCCTGCTCACCGCCTTGACCCAGACGTACGCAGAACTGAGTGGCACTGCCAACACGGCGGTCGTCTATGACTGGCTGGTCGGCGTGATGAACAAGTCGCTGGAGACCGACCAGGGCCTGTGGCAGTTGAGCCGACGGGCACGGCAATCGCCCGCGCTGCAGGAACTGCTGCTCAACACGGAGCCTCAGCAGCTTCTGGAAGCGCTCGGGCGGACCGAAGAAGGCTGCGCCTTCCTCGCCGACGTTCAGGACTTCCTCGCCGAATACGGCTTTCGCGCGACCAACTCGCATGAGTTCGTCGAGGCGATCTGGGTGGAGAATCCGACGCCTGCGCTGACCGCGATCCGGCGCTTTTTGGAAAGCGGCTACGACTTTCAGGCGGAGCTGCAAAAGACGGTCGAGCGCCGTCAGCAGGCATTCGATTCTGCCATGCATGAGCTGCCGGAAGGAGAGCAGAAGCAGCACTTCCTCAGCTTGTACCGGCACGCGTTGGAATCCTGGGGCCTGGATGAAGACCACCACTTCTACATCGACGCGATGCTTCCCGCCAAATCGCGCCTGTTCCTGCTCGCCATCGGCGATCGGCTGGTCGAAGCGGGTGTGGTCGCGGCGGCGCAGGATGTGTTTTTCTTCTATCTCGATGAACTGCTCGATGTGCTGCACGAGCCGTCTGCGCAGCAGGAGTTGATCGCCCGGCGCCGTGCCGAGTGGAAAGCCAGCCAATCCCGCAAGCCTGTCCCCGCGTACGGAGTGCCGCCGGAACATGGCCTCAATCCGGCGCTGGAAGAAGTGATGGGGCCGTCCGCACCGCAGGTGGAAGCCGCGCAGATCAAAGGGGCGGCCGCCTCGCAAGGCGTCTACACCGGCCAAGTTCGCGTCGTGCACAGCCCTGGCGATTTTTCCAGCGTGCAGCCCGGGGACGTGCTGGTCTGCAAGACGACGACCCCGGCGTGGACGGCGCTCTTTTCGGTCGTCGGGGCGATCATCACCGATGCGGGCGGCATCCTCTCCCACGCCGGAACGGTCGCCCGCGAATACCAACTCCCGGCCGTGCTGGGCACGAAAGTGGCGACTTCCCTGTTCCGCGACGGGCAGACGGTGACGGTCGACGGCACACAAGGAGTGGTGCGCTTCCATGAGTGA
- a CDS encoding AraC family transcriptional regulator, with product MEWQKRLEEALEFIESNLEASLPVETIAKAVYSSPFHFQRMFHMWSGITLGEYVRKRKLTLAAQELAVSSTKVVDVALKYGYDTPESFCKAFRKLHGVSPSAARKPGVSIKAFPRVSFEPHTPGDAEVEYHIVEKEAFTVVGRSAELVCGAEGRTRPWFWGESRKDGTFDKLSSLSAETPLLGLTMSFEEEFTYMIAREANAASVVLAQGWSVQTIPAATWAIFPLAGPLPGVMQSGLRNIYKVWFPATEFEHAGLPELEVYLPGDAQAEDYRCEAWIPIVKKTNI from the coding sequence TTGGAGTGGCAGAAACGGTTAGAGGAAGCGCTGGAGTTTATCGAAAGCAATCTGGAAGCATCGCTGCCTGTGGAGACGATCGCGAAGGCGGTGTATTCGTCGCCCTTTCATTTTCAGCGGATGTTTCATATGTGGTCGGGGATCACGCTGGGCGAATATGTGCGGAAGCGCAAGTTGACGTTAGCCGCGCAAGAGCTGGCCGTCTCCTCGACGAAAGTGGTCGATGTCGCGCTTAAATATGGCTACGATACCCCGGAGTCATTCTGTAAAGCGTTCCGAAAGCTCCACGGTGTCTCCCCGTCGGCAGCTCGCAAACCGGGTGTGTCGATCAAAGCCTTCCCCCGCGTTTCGTTCGAGCCGCACACGCCGGGCGACGCGGAAGTGGAGTATCACATCGTGGAAAAAGAAGCGTTCACCGTCGTCGGAAGGTCGGCAGAGCTCGTATGCGGCGCTGAAGGGCGCACCAGGCCATGGTTCTGGGGGGAAAGCCGGAAGGACGGCACGTTTGACAAGTTGAGTTCGCTCTCCGCGGAGACGCCTTTGCTTGGGCTGACCATGAGTTTTGAGGAAGAGTTCACCTACATGATCGCTAGGGAAGCGAACGCCGCTTCCGTGGTGTTGGCACAGGGGTGGTCAGTCCAAACGATTCCGGCAGCCACTTGGGCGATCTTCCCTTTGGCGGGACCGCTGCCGGGGGTGATGCAGAGCGGATTGCGCAACATTTACAAGGTGTGGTTTCCCGCGACCGAATTTGAGCACGCAGGTTTGCCGGAGCTAGAAGTGTATTTGCCGGGCGATGCACAGGCGGAAGATTATCGCTGCGAGGCTTGGATTCCGATCGTGAAAAAAACGAACATCTGA
- a CDS encoding MarR family winged helix-turn-helix transcriptional regulator has translation MDQNTQALQLMEMFSRFSRSDWRRTTKWGLKASEIRVLLAVKERQDRGYDRGTTVSELSKRLKITSPSVTQMINSLIKEGYIERTAHPTDRRVSEITLTEQGREMANTAHDAYRVLFNGLIDHLGREQSEQLIDLLHQTFAYFQEVGTKSQQEHPDSTP, from the coding sequence ATGGATCAAAATACGCAAGCACTACAGTTGATGGAAATGTTTTCGCGCTTTTCGCGGTCCGACTGGCGCCGGACCACCAAATGGGGGCTCAAGGCAAGCGAAATCCGCGTCCTGCTGGCGGTCAAAGAAAGACAGGACCGCGGCTATGACCGGGGCACGACCGTTTCCGAATTGAGCAAACGGCTGAAGATCACCTCGCCGTCCGTCACACAGATGATCAACTCGCTGATCAAAGAAGGCTACATCGAGCGCACCGCGCATCCCACCGACCGCCGCGTCTCCGAGATCACCTTGACGGAGCAGGGTCGGGAGATGGCGAACACCGCACACGACGCCTACCGCGTCCTGTTCAACGGCCTGATCGATCATTTGGGGCGCGAGCAGAGCGAGCAGCTGATCGACCTGCTGCACCAGACGTTCGCCTATTTTCAAGAGGTCGGCACGAAGTCGCAGCAAGAACACCCAGACTCTACACCATGA
- a CDS encoding MMPL family transporter, translating into MSKFLYKLGKRAFDKPWYFIAAWIAVFAIVLAMLGVNGVHVSSEMKIAGTESQKVLDRLAEELPEASGGQASVVFTVPEGERLDAPERLPAILQAVEDVYSQEYVINPADLAAAAGQGAQGAQGGAAQQQQQQQQQQQQQQQQQQQQQQSASAVKAPYGPLMVNGMPVPGVMISADGHVALFQFQFTEQQTSLPQEVIDSVKQAVMGVEDDTDITALPSDSIKGKPSVIGPTEIIGLVVAAVVLLMTLGSVVAAGLPLLTAILGVGIGVGGAFAISNFVNMSDITPALALMVGLAVGIDYCLFIVNRQRGIILEQGLSAREAVGRAVGTAGSAVFFAGLTVIIALCGMLVIGIEFLSTMALVAAATVFLNVLIALTLLPALLGLVGERICSQKVREKSRAQSKETRNGVARGWAKGVVKFRWLVIVGVIAVLGVAAIPVAEMEMGIPSGATANLDTTSRQSYDAISDGFGEGFNGPLLLVAEPKDTSGKVTMEMLYGLVQDIQQQENVSVVSPLGVNESGDIAILSLIPKTGPTDTATKDLVTQLRDPDFNVADKYKVTLGVTGFTAINIDMSTKLTEVFPLYIGIIVILSVIILLLVFRSIIVPIKATVGFLLSVLATFGITTAVFQWGWLHAMFGFDTGGPLLSFMPIMVTGILYGLAMDYQVFLVSSMRESYVHGHRGRESVIHGYGLASRVVVAAAVIMVSVFAGFIFAHDIMIKQIGFALAVGILIDAFIVRIMLVPAVMAIFGDKAWWLPKWLDRMLPNLDVEGDKLIAELKTKGNSDR; encoded by the coding sequence ATGTCTAAGTTTTTGTACAAGCTGGGGAAACGGGCGTTCGACAAACCATGGTATTTTATCGCCGCGTGGATCGCGGTGTTTGCGATCGTGCTCGCGATGCTGGGCGTGAATGGCGTGCACGTGAGTTCGGAGATGAAAATTGCAGGCACGGAGTCGCAGAAGGTGCTGGATCGGCTGGCCGAAGAGCTGCCGGAAGCTTCCGGCGGGCAGGCGAGCGTGGTCTTCACGGTGCCTGAAGGCGAGCGGTTGGATGCGCCGGAGCGATTGCCGGCGATTTTGCAAGCTGTGGAGGATGTTTACAGTCAGGAGTATGTGATCAATCCCGCAGATTTGGCGGCTGCAGCAGGTCAAGGTGCACAGGGTGCCCAAGGCGGCGCGGCTCAACAACAGCAACAACAGCAACAACAGCAACAACAGCAACAACAGCAACAACAGCAACAACAGCAGTCCGCTTCGGCCGTAAAGGCTCCGTATGGACCGTTGATGGTCAACGGGATGCCGGTGCCGGGGGTGATGATCTCGGCGGACGGGCATGTGGCGCTGTTCCAGTTCCAGTTCACGGAGCAGCAGACGTCGTTGCCGCAAGAGGTCATCGACTCGGTGAAACAGGCGGTGATGGGTGTCGAGGATGACACCGACATCACGGCGTTGCCGAGCGATTCGATCAAAGGCAAGCCTTCGGTGATCGGCCCGACGGAGATTATCGGTCTGGTCGTTGCGGCCGTTGTGCTGCTCATGACGCTCGGCTCTGTCGTCGCAGCCGGCCTGCCGCTTTTGACGGCGATCCTCGGGGTCGGCATCGGCGTGGGCGGCGCGTTTGCGATCTCGAATTTTGTGAACATGAGCGACATCACGCCGGCTCTGGCCTTGATGGTCGGGCTGGCGGTCGGCATCGACTACTGCCTGTTCATCGTCAACCGGCAGCGCGGCATCATTCTCGAGCAGGGCTTGAGCGCGCGCGAAGCGGTCGGCCGGGCGGTCGGCACGGCGGGCAGTGCGGTCTTCTTCGCCGGTTTGACGGTGATCATCGCGCTGTGCGGCATGCTGGTCATCGGCATCGAATTCTTGTCGACCATGGCGCTGGTCGCCGCGGCGACCGTCTTCCTCAACGTGCTGATCGCCCTGACTTTGCTCCCGGCGCTGCTGGGGTTGGTCGGAGAGCGCATCTGCTCGCAGAAGGTGCGCGAGAAGAGCCGGGCACAGTCGAAGGAAACCCGCAACGGCGTAGCGCGCGGCTGGGCGAAAGGCGTTGTTAAGTTTCGCTGGCTCGTCATCGTCGGCGTGATCGCGGTGCTCGGTGTTGCGGCGATCCCGGTTGCGGAGATGGAGATGGGCATCCCTTCCGGCGCGACGGCGAACTTGGATACGACGTCAAGACAGAGTTATGATGCGATCTCGGATGGTTTTGGCGAAGGGTTTAACGGGCCGCTGCTGCTGGTCGCAGAGCCGAAGGACACTTCCGGCAAGGTCACGATGGAAATGCTGTACGGTCTGGTGCAGGACATCCAACAGCAAGAGAACGTGTCGGTCGTCTCGCCGCTGGGTGTCAACGAGTCGGGCGACATTGCGATCCTGAGCCTGATCCCGAAGACGGGGCCGACCGACACCGCAACGAAAGATCTGGTGACACAGCTGCGCGACCCTGACTTCAACGTGGCTGACAAATACAAGGTGACGCTTGGCGTGACCGGCTTCACCGCGATCAACATCGACATGTCGACGAAGCTGACGGAGGTGTTCCCGCTCTACATCGGGATCATCGTCATCCTCTCGGTGATCATCCTGCTGCTGGTGTTCCGTTCGATCATCGTTCCGATCAAAGCGACGGTCGGCTTCCTGCTCAGCGTGCTGGCGACGTTCGGGATCACCACCGCGGTGTTCCAGTGGGGCTGGCTGCACGCGATGTTCGGCTTCGACACGGGCGGTCCCTTGCTCAGCTTTATGCCGATCATGGTCACCGGCATCCTGTACGGGCTGGCGATGGACTATCAGGTCTTCCTGGTCAGTTCGATGCGCGAGTCGTACGTCCACGGGCATCGGGGACGTGAGAGCGTCATTCACGGGTACGGGCTGGCGAGCCGCGTCGTCGTGGCGGCTGCCGTGATCATGGTCTCGGTGTTCGCCGGGTTTATCTTCGCGCATGACATCATGATCAAACAGATCGGATTTGCACTGGCTGTCGGCATCCTGATCGACGCGTTCATCGTGCGCATCATGCTGGTGCCGGCCGTGATGGCGATCTTCGGCGACAAGGCGTGGTGGCTGCCGAAATGGCTGGACCGCATGCTGCCGAATTTGGATGTGGAAGGCGACAAACTGATCGCCGAGTTGAAAACCAAGGGAAATTCTGATCGATAA
- a CDS encoding TetR/AcrR family transcriptional regulator, producing the protein MNKNSLRIIKREATAQALANAAFELALERGLDGFVVEDVVQRAGYSRRTFANHYSCKEEAVVMAVETTHDDEEVRVLLDELPDSASPLEVLHHLMKMRLTAEYLRKLRVLVTLSKEYPTLEPYILSVFHRLQRLAQQALSDLFRGRYPEEYTHLLAGAVCGAFFPLLDSLEVRLPGQSLAEAPEAMAFDQYVDTVFRHLQNGF; encoded by the coding sequence ATGAACAAGAACAGCTTGCGAATCATAAAACGGGAGGCGACGGCCCAGGCGTTGGCGAATGCGGCGTTTGAGCTGGCGCTGGAGCGGGGCTTGGACGGCTTTGTTGTCGAGGATGTGGTGCAGCGCGCCGGGTACTCGCGCAGAACGTTTGCGAACCACTATTCTTGTAAAGAGGAAGCGGTGGTCATGGCGGTGGAGACCACGCATGACGACGAGGAAGTGCGGGTATTGCTCGACGAACTGCCGGATAGCGCCTCGCCGCTGGAAGTGTTGCACCATTTGATGAAGATGCGGCTCACGGCGGAGTATCTGCGGAAATTGCGCGTGCTGGTGACGCTTTCCAAAGAATACCCGACGCTGGAACCGTATATTCTCAGCGTCTTTCACCGGTTGCAGCGGTTGGCGCAGCAAGCGTTGAGCGACTTGTTTCGCGGGCGTTATCCCGAAGAGTACACCCATTTGCTGGCCGGGGCGGTCTGCGGAGCTTTCTTTCCGCTGCTCGACAGCCTTGAGGTACGGCTGCCCGGTCAATCGTTGGCAGAAGCGCCGGAAGCGATGGCGTTTGATCAATATGTCGATACTGTGTTCAGGCATTTGCAAAACGGATTTTAG
- a CDS encoding PEP/pyruvate-binding domain-containing protein codes for MNALSLTALQQVSVQTAGSKARHLGAMLAQGLPVPPGFVVTTDAFQAFLRANPDVQTEADFLSAPLPAVIAEEIAAQFSALQEQGVTVVAVRSSSALEDLNHASFAGQYETYLNVCSLDSVLLHIKRCWASYFSPAVQHYAKQHQICLDSLAMGVLVQGMVEADVSGVIFSKHPVTCDPDEIVINASYGLGEAVVSGLVTPDSFIVSKRTGEICKELGLKEVKILPAATGTMTVETSAAEQEVFCLGDGHIEDLAALTCRVEALHGRPVDLEFAIQAGTVYLLQVRPITT; via the coding sequence ATGAACGCACTCAGCCTCACCGCCTTGCAACAGGTGTCTGTGCAAACGGCCGGCTCCAAAGCGCGCCATCTCGGCGCGATGCTGGCGCAGGGCTTGCCCGTACCGCCAGGCTTTGTCGTGACGACCGATGCGTTTCAAGCTTTCTTGCGAGCCAATCCTGACGTCCAAACGGAAGCCGACTTCCTCTCCGCACCGCTGCCTGCAGTGATCGCAGAGGAGATCGCCGCGCAGTTCAGCGCGTTGCAAGAGCAAGGGGTAACGGTCGTCGCCGTGCGTTCCTCCTCGGCGCTGGAAGATCTGAACCACGCGTCTTTTGCCGGTCAATACGAGACCTATCTCAACGTTTGCAGCCTGGACAGCGTGCTCCTGCACATCAAACGCTGCTGGGCGTCCTACTTTTCCCCCGCCGTACAGCACTACGCCAAGCAGCACCAGATCTGCTTGGACTCGCTGGCGATGGGCGTGCTCGTGCAGGGCATGGTCGAAGCGGACGTCTCCGGCGTGATCTTCAGCAAGCATCCGGTGACCTGCGACCCGGACGAGATCGTGATCAACGCTTCCTACGGGCTCGGGGAAGCGGTCGTGTCGGGGCTCGTGACGCCCGACAGTTTTATCGTGTCCAAACGGACGGGCGAGATCTGCAAAGAGCTCGGTCTGAAAGAAGTCAAAATCCTGCCGGCCGCCACCGGTACCATGACGGTCGAGACCTCGGCTGCGGAACAGGAAGTTTTTTGTTTGGGCGATGGGCACATAGAGGATTTGGCAGCGTTGACCTGCCGTGTGGAGGCGTTGCATGGCCGTCCGGTCGATCTGGAATTTGCCATCCAAGCCGGGACGGTCTATCTGCTGCAGGTGCGTCCGATCACGACCTGA
- a CDS encoding MFS transporter has translation MSEGSVSASKVRLLTAAILLGTFLVPVNSTMITVGLGTISHSFGETLAQTSWIITIYLIVMAATQPVAGKLGDIFGYKRMFLTGIALSLAGAVLCAFAFNLPSMIVFRSMQALGGALALPSGTALIRHAVPKEQMASVFGLFGLLMGLGAAVGPLAGSFLIEAWGWQAIFWINLPFLLASFLAALFVMPATPTRKTPVDLLGSLYLALGLSLIVLFITHAETIHWWSVLLLLGCLVLFFFREKGIPHPLIEFGLFRSRSYRSANLAVLTSNFIMYGTILVLPLLLQERGVDLRMIGTLMFVYSLAMSFSSWLGGQLSKKLGHAKMIGLAFGVQLLSALLYLGFAQQVAIWYIACALLIGGLGSGAGLPAMQTASLEAVSPEKTGVASGVFSTFRYMGSMVASALTSLMLGSLFYVMIGVAVAGMLLALQMKNADQQKALSPHEPA, from the coding sequence ATGAGTGAAGGGAGCGTGAGTGCAAGCAAAGTCCGGCTGCTGACTGCGGCGATTTTGCTTGGCACTTTCCTCGTCCCGGTCAACTCGACGATGATCACCGTGGGGCTCGGCACGATCTCGCATTCCTTCGGAGAGACGCTGGCGCAGACGTCGTGGATCATCACGATCTACCTGATCGTGATGGCCGCCACGCAGCCGGTGGCCGGGAAGCTCGGTGACATCTTCGGCTACAAGCGGATGTTCCTGACCGGGATCGCGCTGTCGCTCGCCGGGGCAGTCCTCTGCGCGTTCGCCTTCAACCTGCCGTCGATGATCGTCTTTCGCTCGATGCAGGCGCTGGGCGGCGCGCTGGCCTTGCCCAGCGGGACGGCGCTGATCCGGCATGCGGTGCCCAAGGAGCAGATGGCGTCCGTCTTCGGGCTGTTCGGTCTGCTGATGGGGCTCGGCGCTGCCGTCGGGCCGCTCGCCGGGTCGTTTCTGATCGAAGCGTGGGGCTGGCAAGCGATCTTTTGGATCAACCTGCCGTTCCTGCTCGCCTCGTTCCTCGCCGCCCTCTTCGTCATGCCTGCCACGCCGACGCGCAAGACGCCGGTCGATCTGCTCGGGTCGCTGTATCTGGCGCTCGGACTCTCCTTGATCGTGCTGTTCATCACGCATGCCGAGACGATCCACTGGTGGAGCGTGCTGCTCTTGCTCGGCTGTCTGGTGCTGTTTTTCTTCCGGGAAAAAGGGATTCCCCATCCGCTGATCGAGTTCGGGCTGTTCCGCAGCCGTTCCTATCGCAGCGCCAATCTTGCCGTGCTGACCAGCAACTTCATCATGTATGGCACCATTCTGGTGCTGCCGCTGCTCCTGCAGGAGCGCGGGGTGGATCTGCGGATGATCGGCACGCTGATGTTCGTCTATTCCCTGGCGATGTCGTTCTCCTCTTGGCTGGGCGGACAGCTGTCGAAGAAGCTCGGTCATGCGAAGATGATCGGGCTCGCCTTCGGTGTGCAACTGCTGTCGGCGCTGCTCTACCTCGGTTTCGCGCAGCAGGTCGCCATCTGGTACATCGCCTGCGCCCTGCTCATCGGCGGCTTGGGCTCCGGAGCCGGGCTGCCTGCGATGCAGACGGCCAGCCTCGAAGCGGTGTCCCCGGAGAAGACGGGCGTCGCATCGGGCGTTTTTTCCACCTTCCGCTACATGGGCAGCATGGTCGCTTCGGCGCTGACCAGCCTGATGCTCGGCTCGCTGTTTTATGTGATGATCGGCGTGGCCGTGGCCGGGATGCTTTTGGCGCTGCAGATGAAGAATGCCGATCAGCAAAAGGCATTGTCCCCCCACGAACCGGCATAA
- a CDS encoding LysE family translocator codes for MFDLSTMITFLTVVIGLFLIPGPAVLLTATRTVQSGRTAGIMAGIGIAVGDCLHAALAALGLSALLLSSALAFQVVKFAGVAYLLYLGIRALRERPADPQLPAVAPAHPVKSFGLAILAELLNPKTALFFLAFLPQFVHPERGATVWQFLILGLLFALLGAVYTSLIALSIKPLSRLVKRISWLHRWSSKIIGSIYIGLGLKIAFQQR; via the coding sequence ATGTTCGATCTGTCCACAATGATCACGTTCCTGACGGTCGTCATCGGACTCTTTTTGATACCGGGCCCCGCGGTGCTGCTCACCGCCACCCGCACCGTGCAAAGCGGACGCACCGCCGGGATCATGGCCGGCATCGGCATTGCCGTCGGCGACTGCCTCCATGCCGCCTTGGCCGCTTTGGGCCTCTCCGCGCTGCTGCTCTCGTCCGCGCTGGCCTTTCAAGTCGTCAAATTCGCCGGCGTCGCCTACCTGCTCTACCTTGGCATCCGCGCGCTGCGCGAACGTCCGGCCGATCCGCAACTGCCGGCGGTCGCACCGGCCCATCCGGTCAAGTCATTCGGACTCGCCATTTTGGCCGAGCTGCTCAATCCGAAGACCGCACTGTTTTTCCTGGCCTTCCTGCCCCAGTTCGTCCACCCGGAGCGCGGGGCTACCGTGTGGCAATTTTTGATCCTCGGCCTGCTGTTTGCGCTGCTCGGCGCCGTCTACACGTCGCTGATCGCCCTCAGCATCAAGCCGCTCAGCCGGCTGGTCAAGCGCATCTCCTGGCTGCACCGCTGGAGCAGCAAGATCATCGGTTCGATCTACATCGGTCTTGGGCTGAAGATCGCCTTCCAACAGCGCTAA